The Urbifossiella limnaea genome has a window encoding:
- a CDS encoding ATP-binding protein, with protein sequence MTTPGFPAALAYLPSWWQDAAEPSAFDALLAGWVRACGWRAAGFVWAAESGPAVVRVAPTGFVSDAVLPQELPEVLTRLRGGEATAFVATAHTAGRVYAPVQFPGRVPAVLWAERAAGQTWSDADHAYIALAGKALERSPAAAALVGPVVDADRLEQRLADAAVVAGRMAHDFDNILTGIIGYSDLAAPLLPAGSQAQSFVAEIAKVGQRGIAFTQQLHSLSRAGHARPNPGSVVATLGREEARLRPLMHPNLRFEKDLPSGLPAVAVEAALLQTALGHLLENAVEACPQGGLVRVAARAIDLSAADARGYLGKAEAGPHVIVVVTDTGTGIKPEVRRRLIAEPFFTTKVRHRGLGLAVAFRILSAHRGGVQLDPAPPPGSGTVARVVLPLAAHRAPVASTTPPPAHPTSLADAVRPHPHATSRG encoded by the coding sequence ATGACCACGCCCGGCTTTCCCGCCGCCCTGGCATATTTGCCGAGCTGGTGGCAGGACGCCGCTGAGCCCTCCGCCTTCGACGCCCTCCTCGCCGGTTGGGTGCGGGCTTGCGGGTGGCGCGCCGCCGGGTTCGTCTGGGCCGCGGAATCCGGCCCCGCCGTCGTCCGCGTCGCCCCCACCGGCTTCGTGTCGGACGCCGTACTGCCGCAGGAACTACCCGAGGTGCTGACTCGCCTTCGAGGCGGTGAGGCGACGGCCTTCGTCGCCACTGCCCACACCGCGGGCCGCGTTTACGCCCCGGTGCAGTTCCCCGGCCGCGTGCCAGCCGTACTGTGGGCCGAGCGCGCCGCGGGGCAGACGTGGAGCGACGCCGACCACGCGTACATCGCCCTCGCCGGCAAGGCGCTGGAGCGCTCGCCCGCCGCGGCCGCGCTCGTCGGGCCGGTGGTAGATGCCGACCGGCTCGAGCAGCGACTCGCCGACGCGGCCGTCGTCGCCGGGCGGATGGCGCACGACTTCGACAACATCCTCACCGGCATCATCGGCTACTCCGACCTGGCCGCGCCGCTGCTCCCGGCCGGGTCACAGGCCCAAAGCTTCGTCGCCGAGATCGCCAAGGTCGGGCAGCGCGGCATCGCGTTCACCCAGCAGTTGCACTCGCTCAGCCGCGCGGGTCACGCCCGGCCGAACCCCGGCTCGGTGGTCGCCACGCTCGGCCGCGAAGAAGCACGCCTACGGCCGCTGATGCACCCGAACCTGCGGTTCGAGAAAGACCTGCCGAGTGGGCTGCCGGCCGTCGCCGTCGAGGCGGCGCTGTTGCAGACGGCCCTCGGGCACCTGCTGGAGAACGCCGTCGAGGCGTGTCCGCAAGGCGGGTTGGTCCGCGTCGCGGCGCGGGCGATCGACCTCAGTGCGGCCGACGCCCGCGGCTACCTCGGGAAGGCCGAGGCCGGGCCGCACGTGATCGTAGTCGTCACCGACACCGGGACCGGCATCAAGCCGGAGGTGCGGCGGCGCCTGATCGCCGAGCCGTTCTTCACGACCAAGGTCCGGCACCGCGGGCTCGGGCTCGCGGTGGCGTTCCGCATCCTGTCCGCCCACCGCGGGGGCGTTCAGCTCGACCCGGCCCCCCCGCCGGGTTCGGGCACCGTGGCCCGCGTGGTGCTGCCCCTGGCCGCCCACCGTGCCCCCGTCGCGTCGACCACTCCGCCGCCGGCCCACCCCACGTCGCTCGCCGACGCCGTCCGGCCCCACCCACACGCCACCAGCCGAGGCTAA
- a CDS encoding HEAT repeat domain-containing protein encodes MRRAALLLVAFTITIAAAQDGDPEVDGKKASEWFSILRNDASPRKRAQAAAALGPLWLKHQHKDALPDLVRSMKVDTSAAVRAQCVRTFGSLPPDTAAVLAKEVSAAFAEEKEAAVRKELAVALSRFPDVAKKAVEPLSGVLKDPDPAAKVAAAEALARAGKDAKDSADDLLPLLDDKEKPVRQAAVFALGRVGPDNPSFVAAALAGRFGREPDVEVRREVVGSLKLLGDKSDAVVAMLAGATADADAETRTGAVRTLGSFGPPAKAAADPLLKSATANPDKALREDALRAFAAVLGPDGLKTRAADVVKVMEADPEFEVRLAAVEELGALGPLAKGDALITGALRARQSDPQVKVRQAAAAAVRRIEKKVEPKEPAKK; translated from the coding sequence ATGCGCCGCGCCGCCCTTCTGCTCGTCGCCTTCACGATCACGATCGCCGCCGCGCAGGACGGCGACCCGGAGGTGGACGGCAAGAAGGCCTCGGAGTGGTTCAGCATCCTCCGCAACGACGCCAGCCCGCGCAAGCGCGCCCAGGCGGCCGCCGCACTCGGGCCGCTCTGGCTCAAGCACCAGCACAAGGACGCCCTGCCGGACCTGGTGCGATCCATGAAGGTGGACACCAGCGCGGCCGTCCGCGCCCAGTGCGTGCGTACGTTCGGCAGCCTCCCACCCGACACCGCCGCGGTGCTCGCCAAGGAGGTGTCCGCGGCGTTCGCGGAGGAGAAAGAAGCGGCCGTCCGCAAGGAGTTGGCCGTCGCACTATCCCGCTTCCCGGACGTGGCCAAGAAAGCCGTCGAGCCGCTGTCGGGCGTCCTGAAAGACCCCGACCCGGCCGCGAAGGTTGCGGCCGCGGAGGCACTCGCCCGCGCCGGCAAGGACGCGAAGGATTCGGCCGACGACCTGTTGCCACTGCTCGACGACAAGGAGAAGCCGGTGCGGCAGGCGGCCGTGTTCGCGCTCGGCCGGGTCGGGCCGGACAACCCGTCGTTCGTCGCAGCCGCGCTCGCAGGCCGGTTCGGACGTGAGCCCGACGTCGAGGTCCGCCGCGAGGTCGTCGGATCTCTCAAGCTTCTGGGCGACAAATCGGACGCGGTCGTGGCTATGCTCGCCGGCGCTACCGCCGACGCCGACGCGGAGACGCGAACGGGCGCGGTGCGGACGCTCGGTTCGTTCGGCCCGCCGGCGAAGGCCGCCGCCGACCCGCTGCTAAAGTCGGCGACGGCGAACCCGGACAAGGCGCTGCGCGAGGACGCGCTACGGGCGTTCGCGGCCGTACTCGGGCCCGACGGGCTGAAGACGCGGGCGGCCGACGTGGTCAAGGTGATGGAGGCCGACCCGGAGTTCGAGGTGCGGCTCGCGGCCGTCGAGGAATTGGGGGCGCTCGGCCCCCTCGCGAAGGGCGACGCGCTCATCACCGGCGCGCTGCGGGCGCGGCAGAGCGACCCCCAGGTGAAGGTACGGCAGGCCGCTGCCGCCGCGGTGCGGCGGATCGAGAAGAAGGTGGAGCCGAAGGAGCCGGCCAAGAAGTGA